The sequence GCAGCACCACGGCCACGGCGACCGGCGCTGAGGGCAGATGTTTGGCGAAGTCGCCGCAGCCGGCGATCGCGTCGCGCTGCTCCTGCGAGCGCAGCAGCACGAGGCGGCAGGGCTGCGAGTTCTTGGAGCTGCCGGCCATGCGTCCCGCCTGCAGGATGCGGTGCAGCACGTCCGCGGGGATCGGGCGGGGGCTGAAGGCGCGCGTGTCCTTCTTGCTGCGGATCGCGGTGTAGGCGTCCATCGTTGCTCCAGGGAATAGGTGTCAGGTGTTAGGGAATAGGATCAGGGAACAGTATAGGCGGCATGGTTCCAATGGCGCGCCGGCGCGGAACGGCGTCTGATACTCTGAAAGACGGAGGGCGATATGCGTACGAGACTGCTCAAGCAGGAGCCCGCCGCAGAGGACGAACAGCCGGAACGGTTGCGAGCGACGGGCGTGATCGGCAGCCGCGGCGCCTTCGTGATCCCGGCGGCGCTGCGGCGCAAGCTGGGGCTGACGGAGGGTCGCCAGGTGATCGCGGAGGAGAGCCCCAACGGTTTGCTGATCCGGCCACTAGCGGCGCGCATGAGCGAAGAGGAGCGGCAGCGGTTCTTTGAGGAGGCAAACCGGGATTACGCAGCATTGCGCGCAGCCCCCGTTGCCTGGCAGGAGGTGCTTGAAGAGCGCGCCCTCTGGGACAGCACCTTGATGGATGGGCTGGACCCGGACGAGGTCTGGACCGAGGATCGCACCGCCTACTTCAAGAGCGAGCAGAAGGATGGCTGACCTGCAGCGGGGCGAAGTCTGGCTTGCCGATCTCGATCCGGTACGCGGTCACGAACAGGGCGGACGGCGTCCGGTGCTCGTCCTCTCGGACAATCGTTACAACCGTGGCCCGGCTGACCTGGCCAACGTCCTGCCAATCACGTCGCGGCTGCGCGGCATCGCGTATCACGTGCGTGTACGTCCGCCCGACGGCGGCCTCAGTCGGGAGAGCGAGATCTTGTGCGACCGCCATCCGCTCGGCGGCAAAGGAGCGCTTCATCGAGCCCTGGGGGCGACTCTCCGGCGAAAAGCTGGGTGAAGTGGAGCGAAAGCTTGGCGCCCTGGTCGGTCTATAAAACTGGCCCGACCGCGGCTCACGTCGGCAGGATCTTGTGCGATGACGGCCATCAAATTGTTCACCGTTGAGGATGTCGAGCACCTGGCTTGCGAGGGCGAGGAGTATGAACTCATTCGAGGAGAGCTGATCGCGGTTTCACTGCGGGGCAGACTCCATGGCCGCGTCGCAGGCGCGACCTTCATGCCGCTTTATCTGCATGTGATCCAGAATGACGCGGGCGAAGTCTACCAGGGGGTCGGCTTCATCCTGCACCGCGATCCGGACGTGTTGCTCGGCCCCGATGTCTCGTTCGTGCGCGCCGAGCGCCTGCGTGATGCCGGCGAGGACGGCTTTCTGCCGCTGGTTCCCGACCTGGCCGTCGAGGTCATCTCGCCTACGGAACGCCGTGCCAAGATCGAGCGCAAGATCGCCGAGTATCGCGCCGCGGGCGTGCCGCTGCTCCTGATCCTGCGGCCGCGCCAGCGCACCGTCACCGTCTACGAACCCGACAGGCCGCCCCGCACCCTGCGCGAAGACGACACGCTGGACGGAGGCAGCGTGCTCCCCGGCTTCACCCTGCCCGTGCGCGAGATCTTCGCGTAGCCGCCAGCGCCGCTACCGCAGCTCGTAGGCTTCGAGCGCCTGGCGGACGATCGGGCCGGCCTCCAGCGAGCCGCTTTCGCCCGAATCGAGCACGACCACGGCGAGAGCCTTCGGCTGCGTGCGCGGGGCGTAGGCCACGAACAGCACGTGGTTCTGCAGGCCCTGGTCTTCCGCCGTGCCCGACTTGCCCGCCGGGTCCAGCCGCGAGCCCTGGAAGACCGAGTAGGCCGTGCCGCGCGGATCCTGCGCCACGCGCGTCAGCCCGTCGCGGATCACCTGCAGCGTGCTGGGCGAGATCGGGATCTGACCGAGCTGCTTGCTCTGGAACTGTTGCGGCTGGGCGCCGGCCACCGCCGGCCGCAGCTCGCGCACCAAAAGCGGGCTGCGCAGGTCACCGCCGCGCGTGATCGCGCTGTAGGCGTTCGCCACCTGCAGCGGCGTCACCAGCAGGTAGCCCTGGCCGATCGCCATGTTCACCGAGTCGCCCGTGAACCAGGATTGATGCAGCGTCTTCTGCTTCCAGTCGGGGTTCGGATCCAGGCCTGCCGCCTCGTCGAGGCCGTTGATGCCGGTGAGCCGGCCGTAGCCGAACGCCGCCGCGAACGAGGGCAGGATGTTCGGGTCGACCTGGTCCAGCATCAGCCCGGTCTGGTAGAAGACGGGGTTGCAGGAGGTCATCAGCGCGTCGGTGACGGTGATGTTGCCCAGGTCGTCCGGCCGCCAGTTCTTCTTCGGCAGGTTCTGGCCAAGGCCGTACCAGACGGGCGGGCAGGGCAGCGTGCTGCGCGGTGTCAGCCCGCCGCGTTCGAGTCCCGCCGTCGCCGTTACCACCTTGAAGGTCGAGCCGGGCGGATACTGCGCCAGCGTGACGCGGTTGAGGAGCGGCTTGGTGTTCTCATCGAAGATCTGCTGCGCCTGCGCGTCCGTCAGCCCCTGCACGAACCAGTTCGGGTCGAAGCTCGGCTTGGAGACCAGCGCCAGCACGCTGTTGTCGCCCGGGTCGAGCATCACCAGGCTGCCGGTGGACTTACTGGTGTTGAGCGCGGCGAATGCGCCCTGCTGCGCCTTCACGTCGATCGTGGTCACGACCTCGGCCGGCGGCGAGCCGGGCCGGTTCGCCAGCTCCTGCACGATTTGACCGTCCGGCGTGACGATCGCCAGCCGCGCGCCGCGCCTGCCCGCGAGCTGCGCCTCGAAGGTCGCCTCCAGCCCCGTCTGGCCGACGATGTCGTCCTCGGTGTAGCCCTCGTTCTTCAGCGTCTTGAGCTGGTCGGCGGTGATCTTGCTGACGTAGCCCACGACGTGCGCCGCCACCGGACCGAGCGGATAGACGCGCTGCGGCACGTCCTGCACGATCGTGCCGGGGATCGCCTCGATCGCGCTGCGCTGGTCGGCGGGGAAGCCGTAGGGCAGCGTCTTCAGTGTGATGAAGTAGTCGGGCGGGGTCTTCGGGTCGTCGATCTTCGCCTGGATGTCGCTTGCATTCAGGCCGAGCTTCTGCGCGAGCTGGGCGACGGCGGCGGCGCGGTCCTTCACCACCTGTGGGTTGGTCATCAGCGAGCGCGACGTGCCTACCTGGCCGACCTCGGCCGTGATCGCCAGCGGCGAGCCGTCGCGGGCGAGGATCGCGCCGCGCGGGGGAATGTCGGTGAAGCGGTGCACGAGGTTAGTCTGGCCGAGCTGGGCGAAGATCAGCGACGGCGTCCACTGGATGCGCCAGCCGGCAGCCTCGTGCGCGAGCTGAAAGGTGAGATCCTGCTTCACTGGCCCCCAGAGCGCGGTCGTATAGGTGACGGTGGCGGGCATGGCATCGGCGTTTTTATCCGCGGGCGGCGTGAAGCCGGACGCGATCGCGGTGATGCTGGCCTCGTCGGCGATGCCCTGGTAGCGGGCGACGAAGCGGTCGCGCGTGATGCTCTGCTGTGCGGCGCCGGTGAGCAGGTCGTACATGGCGGCGTACTGCGCCTGCTGCCAGAAGGCGAGGAACTGCTGCACGGTGTCGCTGGAGGGCGCGGAGGGCTTCGGCGTGGGCGGCTTGGTCGGCGGCGGTGTGAACGGCCTGCCGGATGCGCCGCCGGCGCCTGCGGCGGCGGGCGAGCCGCCGGGGTTTTCCGCCGTGTTCTTGTGCCCGCCGTTGTCGCAGGCGGCGAGCAGGAAGATGGCGACGAGCAGGAGGGAAAGTGCCAGGCGACGGGCGCTTCCGGGCGTTCGGCACTCACCCCTGCCCCTCTCCCAGGATTGGGAGAGGGGTACTTTGCGGTGCACTCGGACGCGGGTGGCGAAGCGAGGGAGCAGAGCGGACACGGCCGGCCTTCCCGGCGCCGAACGGCGGGGATTCGCGCTCGCAGGCGGTTACGTGGTTACAGTGTAACAGCCGCGCCGCGCAGCACCGAGCGCAACGGGACGCCGCGCCTCAGAAACGGTGCCGGGCTCATCGCGGCGCCCAGTACGCGATCGTGGAAGGTTGATACGCTCAGGCTTGCAGCTGCCAGTCAGCCAACCACAGAACCTCGGGGAGCTGGGCGATGCGGGCATGCGCCCGGCGATCGGCAGTCACCAGGGGAGCCTGTTCACGCTGGGCGAGTGCCAGGTAGACCGCGTCGTAGTACGTAAGACCGTACCGCGTTGTCAGCCGGAAGGCAGCCGACAGCAAGGCGGTGTCGTCGTACGTAGCAAGCGGCAACGCGAGAAAAGCATCGATCGCCGCCTGGGCCTGCTCAGGCGTCAACCGAAACGGTGTGCGAATCGTCGCGACCGTGAGAACGGATGGAACTTCGAAGCGGATATGGGCCGGCGCAAGCAACTCGAGATCGCCGGCCTGAAACTGCGTGAGCAGGAGGAGGGCTTGGTCGGCGTGTTCTTCATCCCGATCGGGTAAGTGCCACTTGGCTGCCACCGAGGCATCGACCACCAGCCGGTCAATCCTCGTCGTCGCCATACCAGATGGCATCCTCTCGGGCCATGCGAACGAGGTCAGCGGTCGTTAGCGGCGCGATCGAGGGTGTCTGAGCCCGGAGGAGCAGAATGCGCTCCACCGCCGCCTTGCGCCGCGCGAGTTCGTCCGGACCAGGCCTGTGGAGGGCCGTGACATGTTCGGCATTGATCGTGCCGCCGTCGGCCTGCGACGTCACCAGAACCCCCTGGTCGGTCTCCTCGAGAGCGACTTCGTCGCCCGGCTTCAGGTGGTGCCTGCGCATGAGATCGGCGGGCAGGGGCACGTTCCCCTCGCCCTGGATCCGTACCAGCCGCCTGGCCGCCATGAGATGATCTCCACCGAGCATCGCTGACGACATCGTAGCACCGATGTGCGTAAGCAGGGACGTACAGAACCGTCCCAGCGTGTGGGCACGCTTTCCACCGCTTACCTCACCACGCCGGCGGCGCGCAGCCGTGCGATCTCATCGCCGCTGATGCCCGCCTCGGCCAGCACGGCGTCGCTGTCCTGGCCGAGCGTGGGCGCGGGGCGACGGCTGCCGTAGGGCGTTTCGCTCATGCGCAGCGGACCGGCGGGCTGGCGCAGGGTGCCCAGCGCCGGGTGCTCCAGCGTAAGGATCATCTCGTTCGCCGTCACCTGGGGGCTGTCGAACACCTCTTCCGTCAGGCGCAGCGGGGCGCAGGGCACGTCGGCTTCATCCAGCAAGCGCAGCCATTCCGCCGTCGTGCGCTCGCGGAAGGCCGCCTCGAACAGGGGCCGCAGGGCCAGGGCGGCCTCGCGCTGCGCGGGCTCGGTCGGCGCGTAGTTGTTGCCGTCCACGCTCGCATCGTCGATGCCGAGCAGGTCACGCAGGCGGCGGCGAAAGCGGTTGTTGAGGCAGGCGACGCAGACGATGCCGTCGCGCGTCTCGTACGGGCAGTAGTAGTTGTTGCCCGCGTTGCCGGCGGGGCGGCTTGCGATCATGCTCTCGCGCAGCGCCGCAATCTCGGCGTAGCCGCGGGCCTGCGCGGCCGTGGCAGTTCCTCCCGCCGCTGCAGCGGCGGGGATCTCCGTTGGCGGATCCGCGATCGCGGCGAGGAAGGCGGCGCGCGGCGC comes from Dehalococcoidia bacterium and encodes:
- a CDS encoding type II toxin-antitoxin system PemK/MazF family toxin, whose translation is MADLQRGEVWLADLDPVRGHEQGGRRPVLVLSDNRYNRGPADLANVLPITSRLRGIAYHVRVRPPDGGLSRESEILCDRHPLGGKGALHRALGATLRRKAG
- a CDS encoding AbrB/MazE/SpoVT family DNA-binding domain-containing protein, producing the protein MAARRLVRIQGEGNVPLPADLMRRHHLKPGDEVALEETDQGVLVTSQADGGTINAEHVTALHRPGPDELARRKAAVERILLLRAQTPSIAPLTTADLVRMAREDAIWYGDDED
- a CDS encoding penicillin-binding transpeptidase domain-containing protein, giving the protein MSALLPRFATRVRVHRKVPLSQSWERGRGECRTPGSARRLALSLLLVAIFLLAACDNGGHKNTAENPGGSPAAAGAGGASGRPFTPPPTKPPTPKPSAPSSDTVQQFLAFWQQAQYAAMYDLLTGAAQQSITRDRFVARYQGIADEASITAIASGFTPPADKNADAMPATVTYTTALWGPVKQDLTFQLAHEAAGWRIQWTPSLIFAQLGQTNLVHRFTDIPPRGAILARDGSPLAITAEVGQVGTSRSLMTNPQVVKDRAAAVAQLAQKLGLNASDIQAKIDDPKTPPDYFITLKTLPYGFPADQRSAIEAIPGTIVQDVPQRVYPLGPVAAHVVGYVSKITADQLKTLKNEGYTEDDIVGQTGLEATFEAQLAGRRGARLAIVTPDGQIVQELANRPGSPPAEVVTTIDVKAQQGAFAALNTSKSTGSLVMLDPGDNSVLALVSKPSFDPNWFVQGLTDAQAQQIFDENTKPLLNRVTLAQYPPGSTFKVVTATAGLERGGLTPRSTLPCPPVWYGLGQNLPKKNWRPDDLGNITVTDALMTSCNPVFYQTGLMLDQVDPNILPSFAAAFGYGRLTGINGLDEAAGLDPNPDWKQKTLHQSWFTGDSVNMAIGQGYLLVTPLQVANAYSAITRGGDLRSPLLVRELRPAVAGAQPQQFQSKQLGQIPISPSTLQVIRDGLTRVAQDPRGTAYSVFQGSRLDPAGKSGTAEDQGLQNHVLFVAYAPRTQPKALAVVVLDSGESGSLEAGPIVRQALEAYELR
- a CDS encoding Uma2 family endonuclease, with the protein product MTAIKLFTVEDVEHLACEGEEYELIRGELIAVSLRGRLHGRVAGATFMPLYLHVIQNDAGEVYQGVGFILHRDPDVLLGPDVSFVRAERLRDAGEDGFLPLVPDLAVEVISPTERRAKIERKIAEYRAAGVPLLLILRPRQRTVTVYEPDRPPRTLREDDTLDGGSVLPGFTLPVREIFA
- a CDS encoding type II toxin-antitoxin system VapC family toxin, with the translated sequence MATTRIDRLVVDASVAAKWHLPDRDEEHADQALLLLTQFQAGDLELLAPAHIRFEVPSVLTVATIRTPFRLTPEQAQAAIDAFLALPLATYDDTALLSAAFRLTTRYGLTYYDAVYLALAQREQAPLVTADRRAHARIAQLPEVLWLADWQLQA
- a CDS encoding AbrB/MazE/SpoVT family DNA-binding domain-containing protein; its protein translation is MRTRLLKQEPAAEDEQPERLRATGVIGSRGAFVIPAALRRKLGLTEGRQVIAEESPNGLLIRPLAARMSEEERQRFFEEANRDYAALRAAPVAWQEVLEERALWDSTLMDGLDPDEVWTEDRTAYFKSEQKDG